The genome window CCAGCACCCTCAGGTCAGTGGCCGAGGCCACAATGGCAGCCTGGTGCCCCAGACTCAAAGCAGATAACAGCCCCTCAGCCCCAGGCCAGACTGACAAGGGGAAACTAAGAGACAGATTTGGAGGCAGGGAAAGGGACACTGTGAAAACAGTATCACTGTACTTCTCTGCTAAGCTGTGTTGGCTTTGTTTGTCCATTTGAATTGTCCAGacatttctttgtcatttacagCCTGAGGTAGACCTGTGGTGGAATAAGTGAATGAGTGTGGTCAAAGGTGAAACTGTCTTTGTGAATTGCAGACTTGAAGATGCCTGGCATTTTGTATGTGTTCTCTCAGCCAAGCTTGAGTTACAAGATGAAATTGTCAGaggatttttttctgtatttctttcttCCTGTTCCACTTTTCttatatcttttcttttttatcttttctttcaTATTCATACATTCCTTTCATGTTGCCTGAGCACCAGTCTCGTATCCACAGCAGTTCATCTCCTGGTTTAAACGGTGTCTTAATGAACATTGGACAGCTAATTTAAACAGTTAAGAAgtcaacaagttttttttttaacttggctACCTGCAGCtgagaaacaaaacagaattaaaGCTAAGTTCTAAGTTCattctgcaaaacaaaaaaatatagttGTTATCAACAAACTTTGATTGTCTTATCACAAAGATAATGCTGTCCTACAGATGCAAACAGCACATGCTAAATTGTTACAGTCCACCTCTTTATCAAGAATAAATTCACTAAGACCTGAAGGTTCAGTTACACTGCTCACAAGGCAACTCTGTCTGGAAAAATCAATCGGCCTCAACCTCCATTATGCCTGCATTTTATATTGCATGCATTTTAGAGTAAATCATGTTTAGAAAATCAGTTTGAAAAGTCGTGAAGTTGTTTTCCTTTTGACTTCTCTTGGGTACTGTAGTACTGTACTGTCAAGATGTAAATGAAATGTAAGGAAATTCAATTCTTTTCTGCTTCTAATGTCAGATGATTTTCCAGGTTCTTGTTTTTAGaccacacctccacacacacacacacacacacacacacacacctgcccccCTTGTTGCTGATGGTTAGGACTTTATGCATTTCAGTCAGCAGGGGGCAGGCCAGTTTTATCTGTTGATTTACTGTGTTCTCAGTCAGTTTGTTTCATCTTTCTGCCACTGTATCCCTGCCtcccatctgtttttttttgtttcttttaagcCTGGTGGAcaattcaaacacaaacacagcacaagcattgaaatggaaaaaaaggaacaatAGTAATGTACAAAAAGACCGTAAGAGAATTTGAAGTATAGTATTACAGATtaattttgtattgtatttattgtgtataatgacactttttaaaaagaaatgtacaTTTAGTAAAACTGTAAATTAAACCTTGCTTCTTTTATGAAACATTGCAGATTCTCTAGTTGTTTGTCCAGCTTCAGGGTACATTCCTTTTGATGACTAATGATGACTGAGGAGTACTGTATGATAGAGATGGTGAtaatggtggtggtggggtgtGTTTTCTATCAGACAGCCAGCAGGCGGTGCATGGAAGTGGAAAAGTAGAGCTGGTTTGTGGGCTTCATCGCCTGAAGAGTTCATAGAGTTTGGGAGGAGCAAAAGAGGTTAGACTGATGAGAGAAAAAAGCTGTCACATCTTTAAACATACACCATGTTACAGTagaaataacaaaagaaaaaacagaggagTTGGAGCCCACAGCTGGAGGGATGCAGCAGAGGTTGTGTTTGTCGTTCAAACTGTGCATGAGGGCACTGAGGTTATGTCATGtttaagcaagaaaaaaaaagaatccaccCAAATTATTTATTCACAACCCCCCGCCCCCAGGTCCACACCCTCTGACCACAGCGCCGCTCATCCCTGCCCTAAGCAGAGTGTTAGTGCTGCCCACAGTGTTGCCAGGCATCCCTGGAAGAGGAGGTGCATTAAACTTGGAGAAGCAAGCAAGGGGAGAGAAAAATTTGCCTCAGTGTGGTGCGCCTGTGTGTCTTACTGTTTGCCTTGTGCTCTTTCAGTAAGCAGAGTAAGGAAACTTGCCAGAACTGGAGCTCATCTGAAATACATTAGAATCTGGAGAAGAACGATCCTCTGTAATCTAGCTGCGCTGACGCTCCACCAAGGGTTCTTATTTGCTGTCAGAGGTACACCCATACATGTAGCAGCAGCTCCTCCAAGAGACTGTTTTTGTCTCCTCAAGTCAAAATATTTTCCAAACTCCGGAGGGCAAGActgcagaaagagagaggcagagatcaAGGCGCTTGAAGAAGTCTGTGCTTTTCTTCATAAAAGCTTGGTAAATACTCCTTTTAAACCTTGAATATGGGTCTAATGAGCTTGTGTTTGAACTTTTACTTAAACATACAGATTGTGATGCAGTATGATATGGTATTTGAGTGCAAATATCACAACTTAACTGCAGAATTAATGAAATAGAAAACTTTCTAACTCTCAATAGTTTTTTATAAACAGCTTTTCCCATTTTCTTCATTTGGATGTGTTACTGATAAGCTTTGCTCCTGCATGTTACATTTCTTGTTCTAAGTTCAAAACTGTGTTGCAATTGTGGTGTACAAACCCACAAGGCATTTTCCACCATTCTTTAACTTACAAAATTGATCCCAGAGCCTTAACCAAATATTTCATTCTCACTGGAAGTCTGTAAAgcgtttttttttgtctcatacAGATCGGCTGGCACAGTGCTTTTGTATGTAATGGCGGTCAAATCACATTTAATGTCTCTCCTGCAGATCTCCAGGGTTCGCCATTTTGACAAGAATTCTTTCCACACTGGTCTTGTGACATGTCAGAACTGTGTTGCCTGTTCTCCTCTGGGCATATTTCTTTTCATCCTAGTTCAAATGGGATTTGCAAGAGAGAAATTCTCCACAGATGAGTGAACGTCTGCTGACACGTGTCTTACCTTTGTACCTTTATGTCAGTCTGCTTCTAATAATGAGTTGTGCCTTCAATTCCTAATCCAGTGTTTCTGTTTATATAGACTATGAGAAGAAAAGCATTGTCACTCAAGGGTTAAATGTGTTTCTCCATGTATAGACTACTCTCTCTGAGATTTTTTCCTTAAATGAACAATCAAGCAATGCGTTCATGTTCCACTGAGAAGAACCGCAGAGAATAAAAGGAATGTCTTACTCATTTCACTGTAATAAAATTAGCTGCGCCTGTACAAATGCTATCACAGGGCTGGGTTTGCAAGGTTTCCAGCACGAACACCAACTTTTTCCAGGCATGCACTGACAATGCTTGGAGTCATGTTGGGCTGAGGCTTACTCCAGATTCCACATCCTTACTCTAGGTTGTGGCAGACTTTGATCACCAGGTGCAAGAACACTACGAAAATTGTTGACATCCACGTTATCTTTTCTCCTTTTGGATTAACTTTTATTCGTCTCCTTTTATGTCCACGTTACAGGGGCTATAAGTTATCAGTGTGGCGACTACTGTCAAAGGGGAAGATCCAGACTTCAAACAAAACATCAGCCCTATCATTCCTCTTGGCGTGTGCAGGGGAGTTTTCAAGGACAAGTGAGCAGTGTTCAGATAAATACAGGAAACACCTGAAGGTTTTCCAAGGTTCAGCCACAGGAAATACAGCTCTAAACGACAGACACACTCCAACCTTGATTTTTGTGAGAAGCTCCCTATTATCTTGTTAGTTGATCAACATGTCACGCTGGGGGAGAAAAAATGTGAAGAAGACGCCCGAGGTGATCCGCACTGTGACAGAGGGGCTCAAGTCCTTGTATCGTAAGAAGCTGCTGCCTCTGGAGGAGTACTACGGTTTCCATGACTTCCACTCTCAAAGTCTGGAAGATGCAGACTTTGATAACAAGCCTATGGTGCTGGTGGTGGGACAGTACTCCACTGGAAAGACAACATTTATCAAGTAAGACATTACAGCTCTGCATCAAACATTTGTTCACCGTTACATTTTGTGGTTATTTAAGAACCAATGCAGAAAAACTCACAAGCTATATGTGTGATTAACAGGTATCTACTGGAGCAGGATATTCCTGGGAGCAGAGTGGGACCTGAACCCACTACTGACTGCTTCACTGCCATCATgcatggggaggtggagggagtcATCCCTGGGAACGCCCTTATCGTAGACCCCAACAAGCCTTTCCGCAAACTCAACCCTTTTGGGAACACCTTTCTCAACAGGTGAGAGCAGGGGTTTTATTCACACTGGGTTGTGTAATGATTCCACTGAGGGAGCCAGATAGATTCCAGCATGAAATGGACAGAATATGTGAGAGAACCCAAGAAGGAAAAACAGGGAAGGAGAGATAACAAAGTTTTTAGCTCTTTGGAATTTCAAGtccttgtgccaaatttcagcaCAGGGAGGCACTGGCCttatttgtggaaaaatggaGAAAGGAAGCGATATCACTCGAGAGGGCGATGAAAGCTGATGTACTTTGACAGGAACTGCAATGTACGCAAGTTCAAAGACGAGGTCAGAGGGCTCCATAGCCTCGCAGGGCAAAGACAAATAAATGAAGTCACAGACTTTGTGAGGCTCAGGGAACCTGTAAGAGAAAGCTCAACATTGAAGTTCTTTCTGCCACTTTGTTTACTGTCTGGGCTGCCAGATTTCTGGGTATGTTTTTCCAGTGATGTAAACCAAGAAAAAGGTCACATGTTTAACAATCAGGTGCTGTAAGCTGTTAGAAAACATGGAGGCTAGAAGTGAACGTGCAGTCCTACTATTGATGGGGCTCTAAAGTTGAATTTCTGATGCCAGTTTTCcagagtctctctctctccctctgcaggGTGTGTTTGCTGATGTATTTGCGTCTCCCCTTTTGCTTTGACTTCCTGATCTGGGACCGGTGGGCTCGTTAAGCTCATAAGCCGCAGGAAgtggtgttgttgttttaagcCACACATCGTTAGCGGGCCTTATTGTTGTGATTCTGGCAGTGGTGGTCATTTTCCTTCAGGAAGCCCACAGCAATGAGAGGGCTGCTTAAACACAATGGCCTACAGTGGGAGGGGTGGCGTATGTGGAGAGAGCAGCTTCCAATCTGCTCCTTGGATCACATTGGCTTCTTTGATAAGAGTTAACCATTTTTCACATGATTTAGATTATTTCCTTCTGCACTGTTTTCAAACAAAACTGTCCTCTCTGAACTCCATTTTATCGCTGTTTATGTGACGTTTCTCCTGTGTGTTGATATCAGGTTTCAGTGTGCCCAAATGCCCAACCAGGTCCTGGAGAGTATCAGCATTATTGACACGCCGGGGATCCTGTCTGGTGCTAAGCAGAGAGTGAGCCGAGGTGAGAGAGGTGACAAAGGTGACAAAGGTGAGGAGAGGGAATAGGGGGggcctgcagagacacacatccCTGATCATCGGCTCATAAACTCATCTCCTTGGCACGCCTGGCTAACCCATGGGACCAGTTTACTCTGTCACAATAACACTTGGCAGCAGGGCCAGAAAACATCTTAGCAGTACACCAAGCAGCCATAAAATCATAATCAGGAACAGAGATAGTACAAATAAAAATTCTGTCAGCACATCTGGAGGTATGTACAGTTGAGAAATaactatcatcatcatctcatagtagtttttttttcacttccaTTCATCCATGCTTTAAGTAACTCATTATTACTCAAGTCAACATGCATGATCAACTAACAAGTTTAAAGGGTCAGTGCATCCGAATTGTGAAAAACATGTTTCCTCACTCACCACTGGTGGAATCTTGCACATGGTTTTAGTTTTATCTACTGAGGTTTTGAAATATTCATCTATGAGATTTGTGCCTCCACACCCTCCCAATACAATAGAGGTGAATGGAATGTTGTTTGTGGCATTCACAGCACTGCAAAATTAGGAATTCAGCATCAACATGTCTCTACAGAAAGAAAGCTCCAGTTTCTCCGGATAATCCAAACTATTACTTTGTTAAGAATAGTGTAGTTTGTGGGCCATCCACAGTAACTGGGACATCATTTTTGTAAAGAAGATGCTGTTgtgtgagcaccacaaacagaAGTCCAGTGGAAGACAATTCAGAGATGGATATCTTAAAACTTGGGAGGATTAAAACCAAATGATCTTTATGGCTATACCACAGGAGGTAAGTGAGAAAATATGCTCTTTGTAATTGTGGTGAACCGACTCTTTTAGTACGATCactgaaaaatatgaaaatcaGTTTTGTTAGACTTGTAGTGACATGTTTCATgttaaaagttaaatatttttttttacaatgtagTAGCTGGTATATGGTGAAGCCTGAATGTACAGCTGGGTTGGACAGATACAGATAAGAAGGGTTTGTGTCTGTGTCGACCCTCTTCCCTCTCCTGcccccttttgtttttgttttgtgcatgttttctagTTTTCTGAATATCTtagttatttaatttttatctaTTCAAACAGGCTATGACTTCCCAGCTGTGCTGCGCTGGTTTGCGGAGCGTGTGGACCGCATCATCCTCCTATTCGATGCCCATAAACTGGAGATATCAGACGAGTTCTCTGAGGCCATCGGTGCCCTGAAAGGCAACGAGGACAAGCTGCGTGTGGTACTCAACAAGGCCGACATGGTGGGCACCCAGCAGCTGATGAGAGTGTATGGTGCACTCATGTGGTCTCTGGGGAAGGTGTTTGGCACCCCGGAGGTTCTGCGCGTCTACATTGGCTCCTTCTGGTCAGAGCCACTGATGGTTACAGACAACCGGAAGCTGTttgagctggaggaggaggatttgTTCACTGACATTCAAAACCTCCCTCGCAATGCAGCTTTACGCAAGCTCAATGACCTGGTGAAGAGGGCACGTCTGGTCAGGGTAGGTTTTATTGGCATGTCAACACATGTTCATGAAATGGTTTTTGGCAGCTTGACATTACTGCACTGTAATTATGCTGTTTGTGTTCAAATCTTGTGCTATGCTTTTCTTAATCAAAGGTCCATGCCCACATCATCAGCTATCTGAAGCAGGAGATGCCCTCTGTCTTCAGGAAGGACAATAAAAAGAAGAATTTGATCTACCAGCTGCCAGTGATTTTCTCAAAAATCCAGCTGCAGCACAATATTTCTGCTGGAGACTTCCCAGATTGTACTAAGATGCAGGTTAGTCTGTTTTATATCACTACTGGGTACATCTCAGAGGAAATTATGTAAATACTTGTCTTTAACTATTAACTGTTAagttacatttaaatttaatttgaaatctACCAGCTGACACATTTGtatctttccctttttttaaaggAGCAACTGATGGTTCATGATTTCACCAAGTTCAAAACCTTGAAGCCTAACCTGATGGCAGCCTTGGATGAGTTGCTCTCCGGTGACATTGCCAAACTGATGCCCCTCCTGCGGCAGGAGGAGCTAGAAGCAGGTGAGCAGCCAGGTGTGCAGGGTGGAGCCTTCCTTGGGACCCGTGCCGGACCGTTCGGCGAGGGTGACCCCTTCGCCGAGGAGAACGGAGAGGGatgtgaggaggaggacgatTGGGTGGTAACCAAAGATAAGCCCAAATATGATGAGATCTTCTACAACCTCGCTCCCAACGAGGGAAAACTGAGCGGCAACAAGGCTAAGGACTGGATGGTGAGCTCCCGCCTGCCCAACTCGGTGCTGGGCCGCATCTGGAAGCTGTCAGATCTGGACCATGATGGCATGCTGGATGACGAAGAATTTGCCCTGGCCAGCCACCTGATTGAGGTCAAGTTGGAGGGCCATGGTCTGCCTCCTGAGCTTCCCACACGTCTGATCCCACCCTCCAAACGCAGGCAGAAGGGCTCTGATGCATAGACATGTCACAAGGAGCTGAGAGAGACTCTTCTCTATTGGCTGTGCTACTGTTTGCATTTTCCTGTTTTCCCCCCAGACCCAAGTCAAAATGTTTGTATGCAATGCGTTCAACTTTTCCTCTGAGACTGATTTCAGTCTTGCACAGTGAAACATACTGTATTAAAGTGTAAGTAAATCCTTTGAGAGTAAGGGCTTACAGCAAAAGATTGTGCATTAAGAAGTCACACGGGTCTGGTTGCTTCTTCCCTTTGGCTTCTCAAAGTTAGCTTTTCATGATgagctttaaaaatatatatctacTTGTGTTTGCAggagcagaaataaataaaggctGGCATGTATTTGACAGAATACAGAGCTAAACCTTTCTGTATTAGATTTAACATTCCTTCAGTGACTAGATCGGGGCAGCACAGTATTATCTTGGTGATCATTTGTAGGATTGTGCCATTAATTTTCAGGTCTGGTCACATTCCAGTTAGGGTATCATTTACAAATTCATCGTGCTCAAATGATTTGTTTATAGCATTTTCAACTGAAACTGGCAGCACAAATCTAATAACCTGAATGCATTTCACTTTTGTTGCTTTACATGCCACAATTTTGTGCATAaactttatatattatttttgtaattgttgctgttgttttgtatgtgcAGGAGCAAGACCTCAGTTGTATAAAAGAACATGCTGAGAATAACTTTTCAACTAGACTGAAAGATTGATATATTACTGACTACTGTACACAGCTCCACCATCTGTTGTCATGTTAACTATTGTTGTAACCAAATAAAGTTCCCTGACTGTgccatgtctctttagtgatccttttatatgtaaaaaaatTAGACATCACTtaagtcattaaaaagtcattaaaaatgtctaCAATTAAACTAGAGTACTTAATACAGAACTAATAGTTGAGAGCATTTAATTTGGCActctttttacattttcttttcgATCAAACTCACTTGGTCTCTCAGTGACAGACCACATAAACAGTGAGTCACACTCTCCCCTGCCAAGTCTCCATACCACCATTTTCCGtgactctctcctctcttattCCCACCATCTGAAGtcttttctctgcctctctctttctctctctctctctcacacacacacacacacacagttttatagTCTATTCCTCCTTATCCCTTCTTACTTCTACATTTGCTCCCTCACCAGCAAGCCTGTAGATGTTTTTGGTTTTATCCTGTGTCTGCTGTGCAGTATAAGCACAAATATGTGTCCCGTGCAGAGCCATGTGTGTTTCACATAAAGCTTTCAAGGTTCGTAGAAGAAGGGGTGGCCTCCCCGCCTCCCTGTTCCACTCCTCCATGGAAAGAAACACAAATGAGAAACAGAGGCAATGCAGCCCTTTCCTCCCTGCTCTCTGGCTTACAGTGACTCACATGTGAAGAATCTGGTGGGTTGGCTCAAGAGTTATTAATATCTCCTTTCCTAGGGTCTGCTAAGTTTTCTTGGGCTCATACACA of Epinephelus lanceolatus isolate andai-2023 chromosome 4, ASM4190304v1, whole genome shotgun sequence contains these proteins:
- the ehd2b gene encoding EH domain-containing protein 2b isoform X1, which gives rise to MSRWGRKNVKKTPEVIRTVTEGLKSLYRKKLLPLEEYYGFHDFHSQSLEDADFDNKPMVLVVGQYSTGKTTFIKYLLEQDIPGSRVGPEPTTDCFTAIMHGEVEGVIPGNALIVDPNKPFRKLNPFGNTFLNRFQCAQMPNQVLESISIIDTPGILSGAKQRVSRGERGDKGDKGYDFPAVLRWFAERVDRIILLFDAHKLEISDEFSEAIGALKGNEDKLRVVLNKADMVGTQQLMRVYGALMWSLGKVFGTPEVLRVYIGSFWSEPLMVTDNRKLFELEEEDLFTDIQNLPRNAALRKLNDLVKRARLVRVHAHIISYLKQEMPSVFRKDNKKKNLIYQLPVIFSKIQLQHNISAGDFPDCTKMQEQLMVHDFTKFKTLKPNLMAALDELLSGDIAKLMPLLRQEELEAGEQPGVQGGAFLGTRAGPFGEGDPFAEENGEGCEEEDDWVVTKDKPKYDEIFYNLAPNEGKLSGNKAKDWMVSSRLPNSVLGRIWKLSDLDHDGMLDDEEFALASHLIEVKLEGHGLPPELPTRLIPPSKRRQKGSDA
- the ehd2b gene encoding EH domain-containing protein 2b isoform X3 — encoded protein: MSRWGRKNVKKTPEVIRTVTEGLKSLYRKKLLPLEEYYGFHDFHSQSLEDADFDNKPMVLVVGQYSTGKTTFIKYLLEQDIPGSRVGPEPTTDCFTAIMHGEVEGVIPGNALIVDPNKPFRKLNPFGNTFLNRFQCAQMPNQVLESISIIDTPGILSGAKQRVSRGYDFPAVLRWFAERVDRIILLFDAHKLEISDEFSEAIGALKGNEDKLRVVLNKADMVGTQQLMRVYGALMWSLGKVFGTPEVLRVYIGSFWSEPLMVTDNRKLFELEEEDLFTDIQNLPRNAALRKLNDLVKRARLVRVHAHIISYLKQEMPSVFRKDNKKKNLIYQLPVIFSKIQLQHNISAGDFPDCTKMQEQLMVHDFTKFKTLKPNLMAALDELLSGDIAKLMPLLRQEELEAGEQPGVQGGAFLGTRAGPFGEGDPFAEENGEGCEEEDDWVVTKDKPKYDEIFYNLAPNEGKLSGNKAKDWMVSSRLPNSVLGRIWKLSDLDHDGMLDDEEFALASHLIEVKLEGHGLPPELPTRLIPPSKRRQKGSDA
- the ehd2b gene encoding EH domain-containing protein 2b isoform X2, whose translation is MSRWGRKNVKKTPEVIRTVTEGLKSLYRKKLLPLEEYYGFHDFHSQSLEDADFDNKPMVLVVGQYSTGKTTFIKYLLEQDIPGSRVGPEPTTDCFTAIMHGEVEGVIPGNALIVDPNKPFRKLNPFGNTFLNRFQCAQMPNQVLESISIIDTPGILSGAKQRVSRGERGDKGYDFPAVLRWFAERVDRIILLFDAHKLEISDEFSEAIGALKGNEDKLRVVLNKADMVGTQQLMRVYGALMWSLGKVFGTPEVLRVYIGSFWSEPLMVTDNRKLFELEEEDLFTDIQNLPRNAALRKLNDLVKRARLVRVHAHIISYLKQEMPSVFRKDNKKKNLIYQLPVIFSKIQLQHNISAGDFPDCTKMQEQLMVHDFTKFKTLKPNLMAALDELLSGDIAKLMPLLRQEELEAGEQPGVQGGAFLGTRAGPFGEGDPFAEENGEGCEEEDDWVVTKDKPKYDEIFYNLAPNEGKLSGNKAKDWMVSSRLPNSVLGRIWKLSDLDHDGMLDDEEFALASHLIEVKLEGHGLPPELPTRLIPPSKRRQKGSDA